In Streptomyces sp. NBC_00878, a single window of DNA contains:
- a CDS encoding RNA polymerase sigma factor, producing MRETRSDGDLLRAIAADGDRRAFEELYRRYAPWLAARLRGRCADAGIVDDVVQETFLAVWRGTARYREEGDVAGWLWRIGSRRLIDALRGDGARGRLRQTLARLRHRDEASAEERVLAGVEHGDLAGALVRLSPELRAVLQATVIDGLTTREASVLLGIPPGTVKTRALRARKQLREELA from the coding sequence GTGAGGGAAACGAGAAGCGACGGGGATCTGCTGCGGGCCATCGCGGCGGACGGTGACCGGCGCGCCTTCGAAGAGCTGTACCGGCGGTACGCGCCCTGGCTCGCAGCACGGCTGCGCGGGCGGTGCGCGGACGCCGGGATAGTCGACGACGTCGTGCAGGAGACGTTCCTCGCGGTGTGGCGGGGCACAGCCCGCTACCGCGAGGAGGGCGACGTGGCGGGGTGGCTGTGGCGCATCGGCTCGCGGCGGCTGATCGACGCGCTGCGCGGCGACGGCGCCCGGGGCCGGCTGCGGCAGACGCTCGCGCGGCTGCGGCACCGCGACGAGGCGTCCGCGGAGGAGCGCGTGCTCGCGGGGGTGGAGCACGGGGACCTCGCGGGCGCCCTGGTCCGGCTGTCGCCGGAGCTGCGGGCGGTTCTCCAGGCCACCGTCATCGACGGGCTGACCACCAGGGAGGCGTCCGTCCTGCTCGGCATCCCGCCGGGGACGGTCAAGACACGGGCCCTGCGGGCCCGCAAGCAGCTGCGGGAGGAGTTGGCATGA
- a CDS encoding GntR family transcriptional regulator, giving the protein MVEYRIDRRSGVATYVQIVQQTKQALRLGVLEPGDKLPTAREVVEATAINPNTVLKAYRELEREGLVEARRGLGTFVRRSLGAAPADHTALRSKLTAWLDEARKEGLEREDISALFTSVLDEKCPEGER; this is encoded by the coding sequence GTGGTCGAGTACCGCATCGACCGGCGCAGCGGTGTCGCCACGTACGTCCAGATCGTCCAGCAGACCAAGCAGGCCCTGCGGCTGGGCGTTCTCGAACCGGGCGACAAGCTCCCCACGGCCCGCGAGGTCGTGGAGGCCACCGCGATCAATCCGAACACCGTCCTGAAGGCCTACCGCGAGCTGGAGCGCGAGGGCCTGGTCGAGGCCCGGCGTGGCCTCGGCACCTTCGTACGGCGCTCGCTGGGCGCCGCACCCGCCGACCACACCGCCCTGCGCTCGAAGCTGACCGCCTGGCTGGACGAGGCACGCAAGGAAGGCCTGGAGCGCGAGGACATCAGCGCGCTCTTCACCTCCGTACTGGACGAGAAGTGCCCTGAAGGGGAGCGATGA
- a CDS encoding ABC transporter ATP-binding protein: MDKDGEGTALAAVGLGKRYWRRRGPALRDCSFRLPAGRICALVGPNGAGKSTLLQLAAGLIRPTEGALTVLGTSPAEARERLAYVAQGKPLPPQLTVAATLRLGAELNRARWDRSAAERIAYGERADAHTPAEPREGALEPTARIRSLSGGQRTRVALALAFGKRPELMLLDEPMADLDPLARRELLGALLGEAAEHGTTIVLSSHVVAELEGACDHLLLMGGGRIRLGGDPDRLLAAHTLLTGPARDLTGHTVVESRDTGRQLTALIRPGGPLPDDWQTTAPSLEELLLAHLRNPKAPDLLTEEIEEADGAEATDGGSRNEPNGAAEESARA, translated from the coding sequence ATGGACAAAGACGGGGAAGGGACCGCGCTGGCAGCGGTCGGGCTGGGCAAGCGGTACTGGCGGCGGCGCGGCCCCGCGCTGCGGGACTGCTCCTTCCGGCTGCCGGCCGGCCGGATCTGCGCCCTGGTAGGGCCGAACGGCGCGGGCAAGTCGACCCTCCTGCAACTGGCCGCCGGGCTGATACGCCCCACCGAGGGCGCCCTGACCGTCCTGGGCACCAGCCCCGCCGAGGCCCGCGAGCGGCTCGCCTACGTCGCCCAGGGCAAGCCGCTGCCGCCCCAGCTCACGGTCGCCGCCACGCTCCGCCTCGGCGCCGAGCTGAACCGCGCCCGCTGGGACCGGTCGGCCGCGGAACGGATCGCGTACGGAGAGCGCGCCGACGCGCACACCCCGGCGGAGCCCCGGGAGGGCGCCCTCGAACCCACCGCCAGGATCCGCTCCCTCTCCGGCGGCCAGCGCACCCGCGTCGCCCTCGCCCTGGCCTTCGGCAAGCGGCCCGAACTGATGCTGCTGGACGAGCCGATGGCCGACCTCGACCCGCTGGCCCGGCGCGAACTCCTCGGCGCGCTGCTGGGCGAGGCCGCCGAACACGGCACGACGATCGTGCTGTCCTCGCACGTCGTCGCCGAGCTGGAGGGCGCCTGCGACCACCTGCTCCTCATGGGCGGCGGCCGGATCCGGCTCGGCGGCGACCCGGACCGGCTGCTCGCCGCGCACACCCTGCTCACCGGCCCGGCGCGCGACCTCACGGGCCACACCGTCGTCGAGTCGCGCGACACCGGCCGCCAGCTCACCGCCCTGATCCGCCCGGGCGGCCCGCTGCCCGACGACTGGCAGACCACCGCGCCCTCCCTGGAGGAACTGCTCCTGGCCCACCTGCGCAACCCGAAGGCACCGGACCTGCTCACCGAGGAAATCGAAGAGGCCGACGGGGCCGAAGCGACCGATGGGGGCAGCCGGAACGAGCCGAACGGGGCCGCCGAGGAGAGTGCGCGCGCATGA
- a CDS encoding ABC transporter permease: MTTPLLTSAGPTPSPSPGTSPRPDRGPGRGLAWSVLRLHRAALWCWLLLVAALSAAMLWAYGPGFDAALADVREQCRGNVEACHSPGGPWLNKYDTTVGLTTLVVAYLPLLVAAWAGAALIGRELENGTAHLAWTQSVSPARWLAAKLAVPALLITAGTAVLVPLHHLMWNGGEELLWTDWYDQEGFRAGGTVTLAYALCGLAVGALAGLHLGRTLPALGVAFTAMAAVTHLGNSYRPSLWPTVTVTGAKVLNPPDQALQLDQGVITDEGTRIADNMACTDADGAADLQRCLARGGLDDIWATYHPRSHFWPLQLAETGVVLAVAALAVIAAFVLLNRRTAAVGAAV; the protein is encoded by the coding sequence ATGACGACACCCCTCCTCACCTCCGCCGGCCCCACGCCCAGCCCCTCCCCCGGCACCTCCCCGCGCCCCGACCGTGGACCCGGCCGCGGCCTCGCCTGGTCCGTGCTGCGGCTGCACCGGGCAGCCCTGTGGTGTTGGCTGCTGCTGGTCGCGGCCCTGTCGGCGGCGATGCTGTGGGCGTACGGTCCGGGCTTCGACGCCGCCCTCGCGGACGTCCGGGAGCAGTGCCGCGGCAACGTCGAGGCCTGCCACTCCCCCGGCGGCCCCTGGCTGAACAAGTACGACACGACCGTGGGCCTCACCACCCTCGTCGTCGCCTACCTCCCCCTCCTCGTCGCCGCCTGGGCGGGCGCGGCCCTCATCGGCCGCGAGCTGGAGAACGGCACCGCGCACCTCGCCTGGACCCAGTCCGTCTCCCCCGCCCGCTGGCTCGCCGCGAAGCTCGCCGTACCCGCGCTGCTCATCACCGCGGGCACAGCCGTGCTGGTCCCGCTGCACCACCTGATGTGGAACGGCGGCGAGGAACTGCTCTGGACGGACTGGTACGACCAGGAGGGCTTCCGCGCGGGCGGCACCGTCACCCTCGCCTACGCCCTGTGCGGCCTGGCCGTCGGCGCCCTCGCGGGCCTGCACCTCGGCCGCACGCTGCCCGCCCTGGGCGTCGCCTTCACCGCCATGGCGGCCGTCACCCACCTCGGCAACAGCTACCGCCCGAGCCTGTGGCCCACGGTCACGGTCACCGGCGCCAAGGTCCTGAACCCGCCGGACCAGGCCCTCCAGCTCGACCAGGGCGTGATCACGGACGAGGGCACCCGCATCGCCGACAACATGGCCTGCACCGACGCCGACGGCGCCGCCGATCTCCAGCGCTGCCTGGCCCGCGGCGGCCTCGACGACATCTGGGCCACCTACCACCCGCGGTCCCACTTCTGGCCCCTCCAGCTCGCCGAGACCGGGGTCGTCCTCGCCGTCGCCGCCCTCGCGGTCATCGCCGCGTTCGTCCTGCTCAACCGTCGTACCGCAGCCGTAGGAGCCGCCGTATGA
- a CDS encoding RNA degradosome polyphosphate kinase, whose translation MSQPNAKAQVQHPQPSVGSIAAHRPHTVAANVSDLEPDLDADLDAYEDTVQDGVQLPPGRFLDRERSWLAFNERVLELAEDPNTPLLERANFLAIFASNLDEFFMVRVAGLKRRIHTGVATRSASGLQPREVLEMIWARSRELMARHAACYQEDVAPQLAEEGIHLVRWSELTEKEQARLFTLFRHQIFPVLTPLAVDPAHPFPYISGLSLNLAVIVRNPVSGHRHFARVKVPPLLSRFLEASPDRFVPIEDVIAAHLEELFPGMEVLEHHAFRVTRNEDLEVEEDDAESLLQALEKELMRRRFGPPVRLEVEESIDRYVLDLLVRELKITEAEVYPLPGPLDLTGLFGIGKLDRPELKFQKFIAGTHRDLAEVESASAPDIFAALRERDVLLHHPYDSFSTSVQAFLEQAAEDPDVLAIKQTLYRTSGDSPIVDALIEAAEAGKQVLVLVELKARFDEQANIKWAKKLEEAGCHVVYGLVGLKTHCKLSLVVRQEGETLRRYSHVGTGNYHPKTARLYEDLGLLTADPQVGADLSDLFNRLSGYSRRETYRRLLVAPKSLRDGLIARVNKEVQHHRAGRPAYVRIKVNSMVDEALIDSLYRASEAGVPVDVWVRGICAVRPGVPGLSENIRVRSVLGRFLEHSRVFTFGNGGEPEVWIGSADMMHRNLDRRIEALVRVTDPAHRAALTRLLETGMSDTTSSWHLGPDGEWTRHATDADGQPLRNVQEMLIDARRRRRGTATP comes from the coding sequence ATGAGTCAGCCCAACGCCAAGGCGCAGGTCCAGCACCCCCAACCGTCCGTCGGTTCCATAGCCGCGCACCGCCCGCACACCGTGGCGGCGAACGTCTCCGACCTGGAGCCCGATCTCGACGCCGACCTCGACGCGTACGAGGACACGGTGCAGGACGGCGTCCAGCTTCCGCCGGGCCGTTTCCTCGACCGGGAGCGCAGCTGGCTCGCGTTCAACGAGCGCGTCCTCGAACTCGCCGAGGATCCGAACACACCGCTTCTCGAACGGGCGAATTTCCTGGCGATCTTCGCCAGCAACCTGGACGAGTTCTTCATGGTCCGCGTGGCCGGACTCAAGCGCCGCATCCACACCGGCGTGGCCACCCGCTCCGCCTCCGGCCTGCAGCCCCGCGAGGTCCTGGAGATGATCTGGGCCCGCTCCCGCGAGCTCATGGCCCGGCACGCCGCCTGCTACCAGGAGGACGTGGCCCCCCAGCTCGCCGAGGAGGGCATCCACCTCGTCCGCTGGAGCGAGCTGACCGAGAAGGAGCAGGCCCGCCTCTTCACGCTCTTCCGCCACCAGATCTTCCCGGTCCTGACCCCGCTGGCGGTCGACCCCGCGCACCCCTTCCCGTACATCTCCGGCCTGTCGCTGAACCTGGCCGTGATCGTGCGGAACCCGGTCTCCGGCCACCGTCACTTCGCGCGCGTCAAGGTCCCGCCGCTGCTCTCCCGCTTCCTGGAGGCCTCCCCGGACCGCTTCGTCCCCATCGAGGACGTCATCGCGGCCCACCTGGAGGAGCTCTTCCCGGGCATGGAGGTCCTTGAGCACCACGCGTTCCGCGTCACCCGGAACGAGGACCTGGAGGTCGAGGAGGACGACGCCGAGAGCCTGCTCCAGGCCCTGGAGAAGGAGCTCATGCGGCGCCGCTTCGGACCGCCGGTGCGCCTGGAGGTCGAGGAGTCCATCGACCGGTACGTACTCGACCTGCTGGTACGGGAGTTGAAGATCACCGAGGCCGAGGTGTACCCGCTGCCGGGCCCCCTGGACCTCACCGGCCTCTTCGGCATCGGCAAGCTCGACCGGCCCGAGCTGAAGTTCCAGAAGTTCATCGCGGGCACCCACCGCGACCTCGCGGAGGTCGAGTCGGCGTCGGCGCCGGACATCTTCGCGGCACTGCGGGAACGGGACGTACTCCTCCACCACCCGTACGACTCCTTCTCCACCTCCGTCCAGGCCTTCCTGGAGCAGGCGGCCGAGGACCCGGACGTCCTCGCCATCAAGCAGACCCTGTACCGCACCTCCGGCGACTCCCCGATAGTCGACGCGCTCATCGAGGCCGCCGAGGCCGGCAAGCAGGTGCTGGTCCTCGTCGAGCTCAAGGCCCGCTTCGACGAGCAGGCCAACATCAAGTGGGCGAAGAAGCTGGAGGAGGCGGGCTGCCACGTGGTCTACGGCCTCGTCGGCCTCAAGACCCACTGCAAGCTGTCCCTCGTCGTGCGCCAGGAGGGCGAGACCCTCCGCCGCTACAGCCACGTCGGCACGGGCAACTACCACCCGAAGACCGCCCGGCTGTACGAGGACCTGGGGCTCCTGACCGCCGACCCGCAGGTCGGCGCGGACCTCTCGGACCTCTTCAACCGGCTCTCGGGCTACTCCCGCCGCGAGACGTACCGCCGTCTCCTCGTCGCGCCCAAGTCCCTGCGCGACGGCCTGATCGCCCGCGTCAACAAGGAGGTCCAGCACCACCGTGCCGGACGTCCCGCCTACGTCCGCATCAAGGTCAACTCCATGGTGGACGAGGCACTCATCGACTCCCTCTACCGCGCGTCCGAGGCAGGCGTGCCGGTGGACGTGTGGGTGCGCGGAATCTGCGCCGTACGACCGGGAGTCCCGGGCCTGTCCGAGAACATACGCGTACGGTCCGTCCTCGGCCGCTTCCTCGAACACTCCCGGGTCTTCACCTTCGGCAACGGCGGCGAACCCGAAGTGTGGATCGGCAGCGCCGACATGATGCACCGCAACCTCGACCGCCGCATCGAAGCCCTGGTCCGGGTCACCGACCCGGCGCACCGGGCGGCGCTCACCCGGCTCCTGGAGACCGGTATGTCCGACACCACTTCCTCCTGGCACCTCGGCCCAGACGGCGAATGGACCCGGCACGCGACCGATGCCGACGGCCAGCCCCTGCGCAACGTCCAGGAGATGCTCATAGACGCCCGGAGGCGCCGGCGTGGCACAGCAACACCTTGA
- a CDS encoding CHAD domain-containing protein, translating to MAQQHLDPTAGPVAGDALAAYLQAQATEFLRALRQHRETGGATATATNGTEEAVDAARALRRSARRISGTLHTFRPLLDEGWSEGMRPELAWLSGTLAREHAYGARLERLLAALHRLSGSSAFPAQAASEVRTEKGTLTVGAAKAGALLERQLTLARTRAHSAALQALGSSRFHAVADSVAVLASEVPLTASAAGTALRPLAAAAEDRLGDAVTGLPLITAGHPYNAEALVHGLSADTAPQPQDAPWHQVRLLLRLHRYAREVMYSDEVAVDVRLLTTGQALDRHRDAAEAAAAAASAARTPRIAPATAYALGVLHADQRHEVEAARFAFQRAWLRETVGTP from the coding sequence GTGGCACAGCAACACCTTGACCCCACGGCCGGACCCGTGGCCGGGGACGCCCTGGCGGCCTATCTCCAGGCCCAGGCCACGGAGTTCCTGCGCGCGCTGCGCCAGCACCGCGAGACCGGCGGTGCGACGGCGACGGCGACGAACGGGACGGAGGAGGCCGTGGACGCGGCGCGCGCCCTGCGCCGCTCGGCCCGCCGCATCAGCGGCACGCTGCACACGTTCCGGCCTCTCCTCGACGAGGGCTGGTCGGAGGGCATGCGCCCCGAACTGGCCTGGCTGTCGGGCACGTTGGCCCGGGAACACGCGTACGGGGCCCGGCTGGAACGCCTGCTGGCGGCCCTGCACCGCCTGTCGGGCTCCTCGGCGTTCCCGGCACAGGCCGCCTCCGAAGTGCGCACGGAGAAAGGCACCTTGACGGTCGGCGCGGCCAAGGCGGGCGCCCTTCTGGAGCGTCAGCTGACGCTCGCCCGGACGCGCGCCCACTCGGCCGCGCTCCAGGCGCTCGGTTCCTCCCGCTTCCACGCCGTCGCCGACAGCGTCGCCGTCCTCGCCAGCGAGGTCCCGCTGACCGCGTCCGCGGCCGGCACCGCGCTCAGACCCCTGGCCGCCGCCGCGGAGGACCGCCTCGGCGACGCCGTGACCGGGCTGCCCCTGATCACCGCGGGCCACCCCTACAACGCGGAGGCACTCGTCCACGGCCTCTCCGCCGACACGGCACCGCAGCCCCAGGACGCCCCCTGGCACCAGGTCCGGCTCCTGCTGCGCCTGCACCGCTATGCGCGGGAAGTCATGTACAGCGACGAAGTCGCCGTGGACGTACGCCTGTTGACCACGGGTCAGGCCCTGGACCGGCACCGCGACGCGGCGGAGGCCGCCGCCGCGGCGGCCTCGGCGGCCCGCACCCCGCGCATCGCCCCGGCGACGGCGTACGCGCTCGGGGTGCTGCACGCGGACCAGCGGCACGAGGTGGAAGCGGCCCGGTTCGCGTTCCAGCGGGCCTGGCTGAGGGAGACGGTCGGCACTCCGTGA